A genomic region of Herbaspirillum sp. DW155 contains the following coding sequences:
- a CDS encoding amidohydrolase family protein, with protein MTKILLKGGNVLDPALGSLFPRHDVLIEKDRIIDVSATPLEVAGARVIDVSGKTVMPGLIDCHVHVLASLANLGLNAMQPGSLTSIRALPIVEAMLNRGFTSVRDAGGADWGLAQAIAIGLVPGPRIFPSGKALSQTGGHGDFRPRSDVLEPCSCAFRAGAIARVADGVDAVRLAAREELQKGATQIKIMASGGVASPTDPIGNTQYSEDEIRAIVAEAEAAQTYVMAHAYTGRAIARAVRCGVRTIEHGNLVDAEAARVMREHGAFVVPTLVTYDSLARDGARLGLPPDSVAKIESVRQAGRDSLRIYAEHGVQMGFGSDLLGEMHQDQSTEFLIRAEILGNLETIRSATSIAAAILQREGELGTVRAGALADLIVVDGNPLQDITLLTGQGEHLSLVMQAGHIHRSR; from the coding sequence ATGACCAAGATTCTCCTGAAGGGCGGCAACGTCCTCGATCCCGCGCTGGGCAGCCTGTTCCCGCGCCATGATGTCCTGATTGAAAAAGACCGCATCATCGATGTCTCCGCCACGCCACTGGAAGTGGCCGGCGCCCGTGTGATCGACGTGAGCGGCAAGACCGTCATGCCCGGCCTGATCGACTGCCACGTGCACGTGCTGGCTTCGCTGGCCAACCTCGGCCTCAATGCCATGCAACCCGGCTCGCTGACCTCGATTCGCGCCCTGCCCATCGTCGAGGCCATGCTCAACCGCGGCTTTACCAGCGTGCGCGATGCGGGTGGTGCCGACTGGGGTCTGGCGCAGGCCATCGCCATCGGCCTGGTGCCGGGTCCGCGCATCTTCCCCTCGGGCAAGGCGCTGTCGCAGACCGGTGGTCATGGCGATTTCCGTCCGCGTTCCGATGTGCTGGAGCCGTGCTCCTGCGCCTTCCGCGCCGGCGCCATCGCGCGCGTAGCTGATGGTGTGGATGCCGTGCGCCTGGCTGCCCGCGAAGAATTGCAGAAGGGCGCGACGCAGATCAAGATCATGGCCTCGGGCGGCGTCGCTTCGCCCACCGACCCCATCGGCAATACGCAATACAGCGAAGATGAAATCCGCGCCATCGTGGCCGAAGCCGAGGCTGCGCAGACCTACGTGATGGCGCATGCCTACACCGGCCGCGCGATTGCCCGCGCCGTGCGCTGCGGCGTGCGCACCATCGAGCATGGCAACCTGGTCGATGCCGAGGCCGCACGGGTAATGCGCGAGCACGGCGCCTTCGTGGTGCCCACGCTGGTCACCTACGATTCCCTGGCCCGCGACGGTGCGCGCCTGGGCCTGCCGCCCGATTCGGTGGCCAAGATCGAATCGGTGCGCCAGGCTGGTCGCGACTCGCTGCGCATCTATGCCGAACACGGCGTGCAGATGGGCTTCGGCTCGGACCTGCTGGGCGAGATGCATCAGGATCAATCGACCGAATTCCTGATCCGCGCCGAGATCCTCGGCAATCTGGAAACCATCCGCTCGGCCACCTCGATTGCCGCTGCGATCCTGCAGCGCGAAGGCGAACTGGGTACCGTGCGCGCCGGTGCGCTGGCCGACCTGATCGTGGTCGACGGCAATCCGCTACAGGACATCACGCTGCTGACCGGCCAGGGTGAACACCTGTCGCTGGTCATGCAGGCCGGCCACATCCACCGCAGCCGCTGA
- a CDS encoding MFS transporter translates to MQATTLPADGIALVTHHQRRRAIIATVIGNGLEWFDFTVYSFFAVIIAKLFFPTGNDLTSLLLAVATFGVGFFMRPVGGILLGIYADRVGRKAALSVTILLMAVGTTMIGLAPTYDSVGLFAPLIIVVARLLQGFSAGGEMGSATAFLTEYAPERERAYYSSWIQASIGVAVLLGAAVGTFVTASLDAQALASWGWRLPFLLGIIIGPVGYYIRNHLEETPTFLEEKDKTDSPLKEVIRNFPRETSASFSMVILWTVCTYVLLFYMPTYSVKVLKLPQTTGFIAGMVGGLCIMVLAPIVGRLADRIGRRPLLSGAAALILVLAYPMFAYINSAPGLSTLLIFQLVFGTLIAAYTGPILAAFSELFPAKVLSTGLSVAYNLAVTIFGGFASFFITWLIAATGSSMAPAFYVMIAAAISFIGTRFVREPQYLQQH, encoded by the coding sequence ATGCAAGCAACGACATTACCAGCCGACGGGATTGCGCTGGTCACCCACCACCAGCGCCGTCGAGCGATCATCGCCACCGTCATCGGCAATGGTCTCGAATGGTTCGACTTCACCGTCTACAGTTTCTTCGCGGTGATCATCGCCAAGCTGTTCTTCCCGACCGGTAACGACCTGACCTCCCTGCTGCTGGCCGTGGCCACCTTCGGTGTCGGCTTTTTCATGCGGCCGGTAGGCGGCATCCTCCTGGGCATCTACGCCGACCGCGTGGGCCGCAAGGCGGCGCTGTCGGTCACCATCCTGCTCATGGCGGTGGGTACTACCATGATCGGTCTGGCACCGACCTATGACAGCGTGGGCCTGTTCGCTCCGCTCATCATCGTCGTGGCGCGCCTGCTGCAAGGCTTCTCGGCCGGCGGCGAAATGGGCAGCGCCACCGCCTTCCTGACCGAATATGCGCCCGAGCGCGAGCGCGCCTATTACTCCAGCTGGATCCAGGCCAGCATCGGCGTGGCCGTGCTGCTGGGTGCGGCCGTCGGCACCTTCGTCACTGCCAGCCTGGATGCGCAAGCGTTGGCCAGCTGGGGCTGGCGACTGCCCTTCCTGCTGGGCATCATCATCGGCCCGGTGGGCTATTACATCCGCAATCACCTCGAAGAAACCCCGACCTTCCTCGAAGAAAAGGACAAGACCGACTCGCCCTTGAAGGAAGTGATCCGCAACTTCCCGCGCGAGACCTCGGCCAGCTTTTCGATGGTGATCCTGTGGACGGTCTGTACCTACGTCCTGCTGTTCTACATGCCGACCTATTCGGTGAAGGTCTTGAAGCTGCCGCAGACCACCGGTTTCATCGCCGGCATGGTGGGCGGACTCTGCATCATGGTATTGGCGCCCATCGTCGGCCGTCTGGCTGACCGCATCGGCCGCCGTCCGCTGCTCTCGGGCGCGGCGGCGCTGATCCTGGTCCTGGCCTATCCCATGTTCGCCTACATCAACAGCGCGCCCGGCCTGTCCACGCTGCTGATCTTCCAACTGGTCTTCGGTACCCTCATTGCGGCTTATACCGGTCCCATCCTGGCGGCCTTCTCCGAACTGTTTCCGGCCAAGGTGCTGTCCACCGGCCTGTCGGTGGCCTACAACCTGGCCGTGACCATCTTCGGCGGCTTTGCCTCCTTCTTCATCACCTGGTTGATCGCCGCCACCGGCAGCAGCATGGCCCCGGCCTTCTACGTGATGATCGCTGCTGCCATCAGCTTCATCGGAACGCGTTTCGTGCGTGAGCCGCAGTACCTGCAACAACATTGA
- a CDS encoding DUF502 domain-containing protein, with the protein MRKYFITGLLILVPLAITLWVLNLIISTMDQSLLLLPEAWRPAHWLGHNIPGLGAILTLLIVFLTGLAARNFIGRRLVLLWEGLLTRIPVVKSIYSSVKQVSDTLFSPSGNAFRKAVLIQYPRQGSWTIAFLTGAPGGEVKNHLQGDFISVYVPTTPNPTSGFFLMLPRADAIELDMSVDAALKYIVSMGVVAPEMVTDKKIITDAAAPKN; encoded by the coding sequence ATGCGCAAATACTTCATCACGGGTCTGCTGATCCTGGTCCCCCTGGCCATCACGCTGTGGGTACTGAACCTGATCATCAGTACCATGGACCAGTCGCTGCTGCTGCTGCCGGAAGCCTGGCGGCCGGCGCACTGGCTGGGCCACAACATTCCCGGCCTGGGCGCGATCCTGACGCTGCTGATCGTGTTCCTCACCGGCCTGGCCGCGCGCAACTTCATCGGCCGTCGGCTGGTGCTGTTGTGGGAAGGCCTGCTGACCCGTATTCCGGTGGTGAAGTCGATTTACTCCAGCGTCAAGCAGGTCTCTGACACGCTCTTCTCGCCCTCCGGCAACGCCTTCCGCAAGGCCGTGCTGATCCAGTACCCGCGCCAGGGTTCATGGACCATTGCCTTCCTGACCGGCGCGCCCGGTGGCGAGGTCAAGAATCACCTGCAGGGCGATTTCATCAGCGTGTACGTGCCCACCACCCCCAACCCGACTTCCGGTTTCTTCCTGATGCTGCCGCGTGCCGATGCCATCGAGCTCGACATGTCGGTGGATGCGGCCCTGAAGTACATCGTCTCCATGGGCGTGGTCGCCCCCGAGATGGTCACCGACAAGAAGATCATCACCGACGCGGCGGCACCGAAGAATTGA
- the aspS gene encoding aspartate--tRNA ligase — MSMRTQYCGLTTEALLGQTVSLCGWVHRRRDHGGVIFIDLRDREGLVQVVCDPDRADVFKNAESVRNEFCLRITGLVRNRPEGTTNANLKSGKIEVLCHELEVLNPSVTPPFQLDDDSLSETTRLTHRVLDLRRPQMQNNLRLRYKVAMEVRKFLDAQGFIDIETPMLTKSTPEGARDYLVPSRVNAGEFFALPQSPQLFKQLLMVANFDRYYQITKCFRDEDLRADRQPEFTQIDCETSFLNEQEIRDLFEGMIRLVFKNALDIDLPNPFPVMDFATAMGKYGSDKPDMRVKLEFTELTDVMKDVDFKVFSGAANSEGGRVVGLRVPGGAEMPRSEIDAYTQFVAIYGAKGLAYIKVNEKAKGRDGLQSPIVKNIHDAALNAILEKTGAQDGDLIFFGADKAKVVNDAIGALRVKIGHSEFGKKNGLFDDEWRPLWVVDFPMFEYDEDGQRWVALHHPFTSPKDGHEDFISTNPGAAIAKAYDMVLNGWELGGGSVRIHRADVQSKVFRALKIDDEEARLKFGFLLDALQYGAPPHGGIAFGLDRLVTMMAGAESIRDVIAFPKTQRAQCLLTHAPSEVDEKQLRELHIRLRNTEPAVKA; from the coding sequence ATGTCCATGCGAACCCAATACTGTGGCCTCACTACCGAGGCACTGCTCGGCCAAACCGTCAGCCTGTGCGGCTGGGTGCACCGTCGCCGCGATCACGGCGGCGTGATCTTCATCGACCTGCGCGATCGCGAAGGCCTGGTCCAGGTGGTCTGCGATCCGGACCGCGCCGATGTCTTCAAGAACGCCGAATCGGTGCGCAACGAATTCTGCCTGCGCATCACGGGTCTGGTGCGCAACCGTCCGGAAGGCACCACCAACGCCAACCTGAAGTCGGGCAAGATCGAAGTGCTGTGCCACGAACTGGAAGTGCTGAACCCGTCGGTGACGCCCCCGTTCCAGCTCGATGACGACAGCCTGTCGGAGACCACCCGCCTGACCCACCGCGTACTGGACCTGCGCCGTCCGCAGATGCAGAACAACCTGCGCCTGCGCTACAAGGTCGCCATGGAAGTGCGCAAGTTCCTGGATGCACAAGGCTTCATCGACATCGAAACCCCGATGCTGACCAAATCCACCCCGGAAGGCGCACGCGATTACCTGGTGCCCTCGCGCGTGAACGCCGGTGAATTCTTCGCCCTGCCGCAATCGCCCCAGCTGTTCAAGCAGCTGCTGATGGTGGCCAACTTCGACCGCTACTACCAGATCACCAAGTGCTTCCGCGACGAAGACCTGCGTGCCGACCGCCAGCCCGAATTCACCCAGATCGACTGCGAAACCTCCTTCCTCAACGAACAGGAAATCCGTGACCTGTTCGAAGGCATGATCCGCCTGGTCTTCAAGAACGCACTGGACATCGACCTGCCCAACCCCTTCCCGGTGATGGACTTCGCCACCGCCATGGGCAAGTACGGTTCGGACAAGCCGGACATGCGCGTCAAGCTCGAATTCACCGAGCTGACCGATGTCATGAAGGACGTCGACTTCAAGGTCTTCTCGGGTGCCGCCAACAGCGAAGGCGGCCGTGTGGTCGGCCTGCGCGTGCCGGGCGGTGCAGAGATGCCGCGTTCGGAAATCGACGCCTACACCCAGTTCGTCGCCATCTACGGCGCCAAGGGCCTGGCCTACATCAAGGTCAATGAAAAGGCCAAGGGCCGTGACGGCCTGCAGTCGCCCATCGTCAAGAACATCCACGATGCGGCGCTGAACGCCATCCTGGAAAAGACCGGCGCACAAGACGGCGACCTGATCTTCTTCGGTGCCGACAAGGCCAAGGTGGTCAACGATGCTATCGGCGCGCTGCGCGTGAAGATCGGCCACAGCGAATTCGGCAAGAAGAACGGCCTGTTCGACGATGAATGGCGTCCGCTGTGGGTGGTCGACTTCCCCATGTTCGAATACGACGAAGACGGCCAGCGCTGGGTCGCCCTGCACCACCCGTTCACCTCGCCCAAGGATGGTCACGAAGACTTCATCTCGACCAACCCGGGCGCGGCCATCGCCAAGGCCTATGACATGGTGTTGAACGGTTGGGAACTGGGCGGCGGCTCGGTCCGTATCCACCGCGCCGACGTGCAGAGCAAGGTGTTCCGCGCCCTGAAGATCGATGACGAAGAAGCCCGCCTGAAGTTCGGCTTCCTGCTGGACGCCCTGCAATACGGCGCGCCCCCGCACGGCGGCATCGCCTTTGGCCTGGACCGTCTGGTCACCATGATGGCCGGTGCCGAGTCTATCCGCGACGTGATCGCCTTCCCCAAGACCCAGCGCGCCCAGTGCCTGCTGACCCACGCGCCGTCGGAAGTGGACGAGAAGCAGCTGCGCGAGCTGCACATCCGTCTGCGCAATACCGAGCCGGCAGTGAAGGCCTGA
- a CDS encoding FmdB family zinc ribbon protein, with product MPIYAYRCEACGFAKDVLQKISDDALTVCPSCNKDSFRKQLTAAGFQLKGSGWYVTDFRGNGSGTANSKGANGTGIAASTDAPAAAAAEPAAATPAAAASAPAPAPAAAPATPSAS from the coding sequence ATGCCCATTTACGCGTATCGCTGCGAAGCGTGTGGTTTTGCCAAGGATGTCTTGCAGAAGATCTCTGACGATGCGTTGACCGTTTGCCCCTCCTGCAACAAGGACAGCTTCAGGAAGCAGTTGACTGCGGCCGGCTTCCAGTTGAAGGGTTCGGGCTGGTACGTGACCGATTTCCGCGGCAATGGCAGTGGCACGGCCAACAGCAAGGGGGCCAATGGCACCGGCATCGCCGCCTCCACCGACGCCCCCGCAGCGGCTGCCGCCGAACCGGCCGCAGCAACCCCGGCTGCTGCTGCCAGCGCACCGGCTCCTGCGCCTGCGGCCGCACCGGCTACCCCCAGCGCCAGCTAA